A window of the Dickeya dianthicola NCPPB 453 genome harbors these coding sequences:
- a CDS encoding EscI/YscI/HrpB family type III secretion system inner rod protein: MMKITRVNELQGLNGNGESRSIDIPAQIDIPAQSDVTWFSAAMEPAAPTTPTADNKAWLGALAEKSDNLENLLHKAERQVGKSISSNNPKDVMDATRTLSSFYLESLLNAKVVAKSVQSLEKLTNLQ; encoded by the coding sequence ATGATGAAAATCACCCGCGTCAATGAGCTTCAGGGACTGAACGGTAACGGTGAGTCGCGCAGCATTGATATTCCTGCACAAATTGATATTCCTGCGCAATCGGATGTGACCTGGTTTAGCGCCGCGATGGAACCCGCTGCGCCGACGACGCCAACCGCAGACAACAAGGCGTGGCTGGGTGCGCTGGCGGAGAAATCCGACAATCTGGAAAACCTGCTGCACAAGGCAGAACGTCAGGTCGGCAAAAGCATCAGCAGTAATAACCCGAAAGATGTGATGGATGCCACCCGGACGTTGTCCTCGTTTTATCTGGAAAGTTTGCTGAATGCCAAAGTGGTGGCCAAGAGCGTCCAGAGCCTGGAAAAACTGACCAACCTGCAATAA
- a CDS encoding lytic murein transglycosylase has translation MINNKTQTSSVMSMAKVMVVLLGAGMLSSCAHTHAPPGECRDIDGLLQSHGVTDTSAGLPTPDESVDQWKAALRQEALSQGITAGTFDNAFAGLTLDSDVVAATQKQPELVTPVWTYIEQRVTPDNIAQGKTLLKQYAKVTARIEQRYPVEPSLLFAFLAIESHYGANTGDKAVIRSLATLDYYNYRRAFNRQNLIAALRMIQNGDAQPQQIKGSWAGAMGMPQFIPTSYLQYAVDFDGDRRPDIWTLFPDTLASVANYMQQAKWKAGVPWGFEVRLPAGFDYSLSGLDNQKTVADWQARGVKAAAPRDLASLSSENASILLPVGKNGPAFLVTGNYRAILRYNNYQSYALTVGLLSDNYRHDTPVLKPWPRQQTPLTRKEREALQILLQEKQLYQGAIDGNMGRGTTQAIRTYQQQQGLPADGYPDHALLDRLRCG, from the coding sequence ATGATTAATAACAAAACCCAGACATCATCAGTGATGTCGATGGCGAAGGTGATGGTGGTGCTGCTCGGCGCCGGGATGTTAAGTTCATGCGCTCACACACATGCGCCTCCCGGCGAATGCCGCGATATTGACGGCTTGCTGCAATCGCACGGCGTGACGGACACCTCCGCAGGGCTGCCCACGCCAGACGAAAGCGTTGACCAGTGGAAAGCCGCATTGCGTCAGGAGGCGCTTTCTCAGGGCATCACGGCGGGCACCTTTGATAATGCGTTTGCTGGTTTGACCCTGGACAGCGACGTGGTGGCCGCCACGCAAAAACAGCCTGAGCTGGTTACGCCGGTGTGGACCTACATTGAACAACGGGTGACGCCGGATAACATTGCGCAGGGGAAAACGCTGCTTAAGCAATACGCGAAGGTAACGGCCCGCATCGAGCAGCGCTATCCGGTGGAACCGTCATTGCTGTTCGCCTTTCTCGCCATTGAAAGCCATTATGGCGCCAATACCGGCGACAAAGCGGTGATTCGCTCGCTGGCCACGCTGGATTATTACAACTATCGCCGGGCGTTTAACCGACAGAATTTAATCGCCGCGTTACGCATGATTCAAAACGGCGATGCGCAGCCGCAGCAGATAAAAGGATCCTGGGCCGGGGCGATGGGGATGCCTCAGTTCATACCGACCTCTTACCTGCAATACGCGGTGGATTTTGATGGCGATCGCCGCCCCGACATCTGGACGTTGTTCCCGGACACGCTGGCGTCGGTGGCGAACTATATGCAGCAGGCCAAATGGAAAGCGGGCGTCCCCTGGGGATTTGAAGTGAGGCTGCCCGCCGGTTTTGATTATTCCCTTTCCGGTTTGGATAACCAGAAAACCGTCGCCGACTGGCAGGCGCGCGGGGTGAAAGCCGCCGCGCCCAGAGACTTGGCGTCGCTGTCTTCTGAAAACGCCTCGATATTGCTGCCGGTCGGGAAGAATGGCCCGGCGTTTCTGGTAACCGGTAATTACCGCGCTATCCTGCGCTATAACAATTACCAGTCTTATGCGCTGACCGTCGGGTTGCTGTCGGATAACTACCGGCACGATACGCCGGTGCTCAAGCCCTGGCCTCGTCAGCAGACGCCGTTAACACGCAAAGAGCGCGAGGCGCTGCAAATTCTGCTACAGGAAAAACAGCTGTATCAGGGCGCTATCGACGGCAACATGGGCCGCGGCACCACGCAGGCTATCCGCACCTACCAGCAGCAGCAAGGGCTGCCGGCGGATGGCTACCCCGACCATGCCTTGCTTGACCGGCTGCGCTGCGGTTAA
- a CDS encoding PAS domain-containing sensor histidine kinase, with product MLYTPISPQPHHPDDVPPLELVDFAFSRINDAIYIVNDMEQFCYANDEACRMLGYSRREFRHLRIQDIDLGWTMEETNRHWGDPRCWKRGLTFETRHKARFDIVLPVEVSVNHFLHKGRKYSMCVVRDIRERKHIEQLAYAREQEFRALVENTPDLIARFDPQLNCQYANPATLAHLRFTAEQLRGRRLTELLPNARSAQRILQLVQMVVDTESSVEGELEEDIGATPTRHRVIHHIRCVPEFDQSGKLTSILTVGRDITAMRYAEKKLEDSHMQLRLLARQREISREEERKHIAREIHDELGQHLTSMRMSLSLMRMQFARDNPHMLTQLQNLMALSDKTIQVVRYVATRLRPNVLDMGLTPALEWLRDDFIRQYRCPCLLQAPEPEVTLNDECATAAFRVVQESLTNIARYAEATQVAISLENREGLIVLSVRDNGKGFDAHARKPHAFGLMSMKERGRMLGGEVVIESQPGTGTLVRLTFPQDTA from the coding sequence ATGTTATATACCCCGATTTCCCCACAACCCCACCATCCGGACGACGTACCGCCGCTTGAACTGGTGGATTTCGCCTTCAGCCGTATCAACGATGCCATTTATATTGTCAACGACATGGAGCAGTTTTGTTACGCCAATGATGAAGCCTGTCGCATGCTGGGCTACAGTCGCCGTGAGTTTCGGCATCTGCGGATACAGGACATTGACCTCGGCTGGACAATGGAAGAGACGAACCGCCACTGGGGCGATCCCCGCTGCTGGAAGCGCGGGCTGACGTTTGAAACCCGGCATAAAGCCCGTTTTGACATAGTGCTGCCGGTCGAAGTCAGCGTGAATCATTTTCTACATAAAGGACGAAAGTACAGTATGTGCGTAGTAAGGGATATTCGTGAACGCAAGCATATCGAACAACTGGCCTATGCCCGCGAGCAGGAGTTTCGGGCGCTGGTGGAGAACACGCCGGATCTGATTGCGCGCTTTGATCCGCAGCTCAACTGTCAGTATGCCAACCCCGCCACACTGGCCCACCTGCGTTTTACCGCCGAGCAGTTGCGTGGGCGGCGGCTGACCGAACTGCTGCCGAACGCCCGCAGCGCCCAGCGCATTTTGCAACTGGTGCAGATGGTGGTGGACACGGAAAGCAGCGTTGAAGGCGAACTGGAGGAGGACATCGGCGCGACACCGACGCGCCACCGGGTGATTCACCATATCCGCTGTGTGCCGGAGTTCGATCAAAGCGGTAAGTTGACGTCGATCCTGACCGTCGGGCGCGACATCACCGCCATGCGCTATGCCGAAAAAAAACTGGAGGATTCCCACATGCAGCTGCGGCTGCTGGCGCGCCAGCGGGAAATCTCCCGCGAAGAAGAACGCAAACACATCGCCAGAGAGATCCATGACGAACTGGGGCAGCATTTGACGTCAATGCGCATGAGCCTGTCGCTGATGCGTATGCAGTTCGCCCGCGATAACCCGCATATGCTGACGCAATTACAGAATTTGATGGCGCTATCAGATAAAACCATCCAGGTGGTGCGATATGTCGCGACCCGGTTACGCCCCAACGTGCTGGACATGGGGCTGACTCCTGCACTGGAGTGGCTGCGTGACGATTTTATCCGCCAGTATCGCTGCCCTTGTCTGTTGCAGGCGCCGGAGCCGGAAGTGACGCTGAATGACGAATGCGCCACCGCGGCATTCCGGGTGGTGCAGGAGTCGCTGACCAATATCGCCCGTTACGCCGAAGCGACGCAGGTGGCGATTTCGCTGGAAAACCGCGAAGGATTGATTGTGCTGAGCGTGCGCGACAACGGCAAAGGGTTTGACGCTCACGCTCGCAAACCTCATGCCTTCGGCCTGATGAGCATGAAAGAGCGCGGGCGGATGCTGGGGGGTGAAGTGGTGATAGAAAGTCAACCTGGAACGGGTACGCTGGTTCGGCTGACGTTTCCGCAGGATACGGCATAA
- a CDS encoding HPr kinase codes for MFSAPDDDDALRWSRWWCYGCLRQADSSWRETTVFSEDEMALAPVHHAAMRRRFGVTEAFPPAPERTLLQLGQLDTGQRRQVLLLMAAVCRETPGDLPETLAVWCRRLAKALRPGLWLPPSLTFDQQRQQDALAILRCRFPQACWSRLQLLYPRDWRDSAGQPLGETLPAGRIASLCDAIIWKAADGNPAAHEVGSV; via the coding sequence ATGTTCAGCGCGCCCGATGACGACGACGCCCTGCGCTGGAGCCGATGGTGGTGCTATGGCTGCCTGCGGCAAGCGGACTCCAGCTGGCGGGAAACGACAGTTTTCAGCGAGGACGAGATGGCGCTGGCGCCGGTGCATCATGCCGCGATGCGCCGTCGTTTCGGTGTGACCGAGGCATTTCCTCCCGCGCCGGAGAGGACGTTGCTGCAACTCGGGCAACTGGATACGGGGCAGCGACGCCAGGTGTTGCTGCTGATGGCGGCGGTATGCCGCGAAACGCCGGGCGACCTGCCGGAGACGCTGGCCGTCTGGTGCCGGCGGCTGGCGAAAGCGTTGCGTCCCGGCCTGTGGCTGCCGCCGTCGCTGACCTTTGACCAGCAGCGGCAGCAGGATGCGCTGGCTATCCTGCGCTGCCGCTTCCCGCAAGCCTGCTGGTCGCGTCTGCAACTACTGTACCCGCGCGACTGGCGCGACAGCGCCGGTCAGCCGCTGGGCGAGACATTGCCCGCCGGCCGTATCGCCAGCCTGTGCGATGCCATCATCTGGAAGGCTGCCGATGGCAACCCGGCGGCGCATGAGGTCGGTTCAGTATAA
- the rdrA gene encoding antiviral RADAR system adenosine triphosphatase RdrA, whose translation MSEIILNLNLPEYQDDFLAETTDSNQLWQQQANRKLVALLQKMGNDAHRYKEQCQHGKKIPHQKLSSYHHAVFISGARGAGKTVFLKNAKAIWQHETDKQEKKPSLHFMPVVDPTLLNINERFSEVIIASVYAAVEKKLNSQDIAQTLKDDFYHQLKALSGALVKPVELEELRGIDRIQKYRSGIHLEQYFHQFLIASVELLGCDALVLPIDDVDMKIKNAFEVLDDIRCLLSCPLVLPLVSGDDKLYRHLVTMQFEGELVKNKEASNAEEGRREATRLSDAYLTKVFPHPVRLPLQPIDQLLPQLVIQDKENAEVMTYGKYAAAIKEVFYPLCNGLERSTDWPQPANAREVTQLVRLLPPSDLESTDDRQEALWRTFSIWAEAKQDGAALTNAESYLYLRAAQKPEDFSLARLIAFNPLLQKERYYWAKKHFYSQQVERINELKSGKDFNQKILDTVFSDQIMVLRSMPELEYIKEPLFVSSDVVNKESEGRLLIALYTHHNYYSQQKGRRYHIFFSRAFEILTWSMLAVTNNLSFSDFSSSCDIKSVIGNVFKNIPFYSIFAMNPTKSIDENESSDDQTDDGEDKYQQKIQSFIEEIDVWIKVNREAFADFSGKNLMPLITAVFNKVFTQLHILRSNFDVKKSDFSDEYLSDMAKRFSYIFINALASFVRDGEVVNTNVAASASSATVRDNATFLSRDRTLVRNLKGLCPVEGWDAIDEDKFKHEDFLRLVNAMSVHPIFTLYDTQLYRIGLQHSSGVSGNIWFKMTSESRFSSMSANELKKD comes from the coding sequence GTGAGTGAAATTATTCTTAACCTGAATTTACCGGAATATCAGGACGACTTTCTTGCGGAAACAACAGACAGCAACCAGCTTTGGCAACAGCAGGCGAACAGAAAGCTGGTCGCTCTTCTCCAAAAGATGGGGAATGATGCCCATCGCTATAAAGAACAATGTCAACACGGCAAGAAAATACCCCATCAGAAGCTGAGCAGTTATCATCACGCTGTTTTTATCAGTGGAGCACGCGGCGCCGGGAAAACGGTGTTTCTGAAAAATGCCAAAGCGATTTGGCAACATGAAACCGACAAGCAGGAAAAGAAACCTAGCTTGCATTTTATGCCAGTGGTTGACCCGACATTACTCAATATAAACGAGCGTTTTTCTGAGGTGATCATCGCATCGGTATATGCAGCGGTGGAAAAGAAATTAAACAGTCAGGATATTGCACAAACGCTGAAAGATGATTTTTATCACCAGTTGAAAGCCTTGTCCGGCGCGCTGGTCAAGCCAGTGGAACTGGAGGAATTACGTGGGATTGATCGTATCCAAAAATACCGTTCCGGCATTCATCTTGAACAGTATTTTCACCAGTTCCTGATAGCCAGTGTCGAGTTACTGGGCTGCGACGCGCTGGTGCTGCCCATTGATGATGTGGATATGAAAATCAAAAATGCCTTTGAGGTGCTGGACGATATCCGCTGCCTGCTTTCCTGCCCGTTAGTGCTGCCGCTGGTAAGCGGTGATGACAAACTCTATCGCCATCTGGTGACCATGCAATTTGAAGGTGAGTTAGTCAAAAATAAAGAAGCCAGCAATGCGGAAGAAGGGCGACGAGAGGCGACGCGATTATCGGATGCGTACCTGACCAAAGTGTTTCCGCATCCTGTCCGCCTGCCGTTACAACCCATCGATCAGTTATTGCCGCAGTTGGTCATTCAGGATAAAGAAAATGCTGAGGTTATGACCTATGGCAAGTACGCCGCCGCCATTAAAGAGGTCTTTTATCCGTTGTGTAATGGACTGGAACGCAGTACAGACTGGCCGCAACCGGCCAACGCCCGCGAAGTGACGCAATTGGTGCGCTTGCTGCCGCCGTCTGACCTGGAATCGACGGATGATAGACAGGAAGCACTATGGCGCACGTTTAGCATTTGGGCAGAAGCAAAACAGGATGGGGCGGCGCTGACCAATGCCGAGTCTTACCTGTATCTGCGTGCCGCGCAAAAACCAGAAGATTTTTCACTGGCCAGATTGATAGCGTTTAACCCGTTGCTGCAAAAAGAGCGCTATTACTGGGCGAAAAAGCATTTTTACTCGCAGCAGGTTGAACGGATAAATGAACTGAAAAGTGGTAAGGATTTTAATCAAAAAATTTTGGATACGGTGTTTTCTGATCAAATTATGGTGCTTCGCAGTATGCCGGAGCTGGAATATATTAAAGAGCCGCTATTTGTATCCAGTGATGTAGTCAATAAAGAGTCGGAAGGCCGCCTTTTGATCGCGCTCTATACTCACCATAATTATTACAGTCAGCAGAAAGGTCGTCGCTACCATATTTTCTTTAGCCGGGCGTTTGAAATTCTGACATGGTCAATGCTGGCGGTAACCAATAATCTTTCTTTTTCTGATTTTTCATCGTCCTGTGATATTAAATCGGTTATTGGGAATGTTTTTAAAAACATTCCTTTCTATTCTATTTTTGCTATGAATCCGACAAAATCAATTGATGAAAATGAGAGTAGTGATGACCAGACTGATGATGGTGAGGATAAATATCAACAAAAGATCCAATCATTTATTGAAGAAATAGATGTGTGGATCAAGGTTAATCGAGAGGCATTCGCTGATTTTTCAGGAAAAAACTTAATGCCGTTAATTACTGCGGTATTCAATAAAGTATTTACCCAGTTGCATATCTTACGCAGTAACTTTGATGTAAAAAAAAGCGATTTCAGCGATGAATACCTGTCAGATATGGCAAAGCGCTTCAGTTATATCTTTATTAATGCACTGGCATCATTTGTGCGGGATGGTGAAGTCGTCAACACCAATGTGGCAGCCAGTGCTAGTTCAGCAACAGTCAGGGATAATGCTACCTTTCTTAGTAGGGACAGAACATTGGTTAGAAATTTGAAGGGATTATGTCCTGTTGAAGGATGGGATGCCATTGATGAAGATAAATTTAAGCATGAAGATTTTTTAAGATTGGTCAATGCGATGAGTGTTCATCCTATTTTTACATTATATGACACCCAACTTTACCGTATCGGTCTGCAACATAGTAGTGGAGTAAGTGGAAATATATGGTTCAAGATGACTTCTGAATCGAGGTTTTCCTCTATGAGTGCAAATGAATTGAAGAAGGATTAA
- a CDS encoding response regulator transcription factor → MDRLIKLMIADDHVIMREGLKQIFALDDSLEVVAEAGTGAQVLAQLREIQVDLLLLDMSMPGICGEELIIRIVAQYPHLPILVLSMYSEPQIARRVLKSGALGYITKDKDPEALLSAIRRVAQGARYIDHSIAEQIVFADWHTRGDGSHELLTSREHQIMVMLAQGLGVNAIAETLAISNKTVSTHKSRLMEKMHFTTNADIVKYALSQRLIA, encoded by the coding sequence ATGGATAGACTTATAAAGCTGATGATCGCCGACGATCACGTGATTATGCGTGAAGGATTGAAACAGATCTTTGCACTAGACGACAGTCTGGAGGTGGTGGCGGAAGCCGGTACCGGGGCGCAGGTGCTGGCGCAACTGCGGGAGATCCAGGTCGATTTACTGCTGCTGGACATGAGTATGCCGGGCATTTGCGGCGAAGAGCTGATTATCCGCATTGTGGCGCAGTACCCGCATCTGCCGATTCTGGTGTTGAGTATGTACAGCGAACCGCAGATAGCCCGGCGGGTGCTGAAAAGCGGGGCGCTCGGCTATATCACCAAAGACAAGGACCCGGAAGCGCTGCTGTCGGCTATCCGCCGGGTCGCGCAGGGCGCACGCTATATCGACCACAGCATCGCCGAGCAGATTGTGTTTGCGGATTGGCATACTCGCGGCGACGGGAGCCATGAACTGCTCACTTCGCGGGAGCATCAGATAATGGTCATGCTGGCGCAGGGACTGGGGGTCAACGCCATCGCCGAAACGCTGGCCATCAGCAACAAAACCGTCAGCACCCATAAATCGCGGTTAATGGAAAAAATGCACTTCACCACCAATGCAGACATTGTGAAATATGCGTTGAGCCAGCGTTTAATCGCCTGA
- a CDS encoding RNA polymerase sigma factor: MEAIALKQMDACQIHTPANTVDWEQVFRLHGKRLQNFIRKRVSNREDVEDLQQMTYLEVLKNREKFAGASRPETWVFGIALNLVRNHFKQARYRIVEISDDALEVAEILSTDIDPSRITECDHSLNRALAASAHLPEETRKMLMMLLDADVSYQDIAEQLNIPIGTVRSRLSRARGYLRQAVDA; the protein is encoded by the coding sequence ATGGAAGCGATTGCACTGAAACAAATGGATGCGTGTCAGATTCATACTCCGGCCAATACCGTGGACTGGGAGCAGGTTTTCCGCCTGCATGGCAAGCGGCTGCAAAACTTCATTCGCAAGCGCGTATCGAACCGTGAGGATGTGGAGGATTTACAGCAGATGACCTATCTGGAAGTGCTGAAAAACCGTGAAAAGTTCGCCGGCGCCTCGCGTCCGGAAACCTGGGTATTCGGCATTGCCCTGAATCTGGTGCGAAACCACTTCAAACAGGCGCGTTATCGCATCGTTGAAATTAGCGACGATGCGTTGGAAGTGGCGGAAATTCTGTCGACGGATATCGATCCCAGCCGCATTACGGAGTGCGATCATTCGCTGAACCGCGCGTTGGCGGCCAGTGCGCACCTGCCGGAGGAAACGCGTAAAATGTTGATGATGCTGCTGGATGCCGATGTCAGCTATCAGGATATCGCCGAGCAGCTCAACATTCCTATTGGCACCGTACGCTCGCGCCTTTCCCGCGCGAGGGGATATCTCCGCCAGGCCGTTGATGCATAA
- the sctJ gene encoding type III secretion system inner membrane ring lipoprotein SctJ, with translation MMSKPVLHRFLTLLLALLIAGCGDRVELHRGLSENDANEVIAALGGYHIGAEKRTEKTGVSILIDVKDMERAVNILNAAGLPRQARTNLGQVFQKTGVISTPLEERARYIYALSQEVESTLTQIDGVLVARVHVVLPERIAPGEPIQPASAAVFIKYRPELEPDSIEPRIRRMVASSIPGLAGKSDKDLAIVFVPAEPYKDHIPTVSLGPFQLTPQTMTQLQWLAGLLALALAGVLGWRFGKPWWEQLQARRKRAQPDAGA, from the coding sequence ATGATGAGTAAACCCGTCCTGCACCGATTCCTGACCCTGCTGCTGGCGTTGTTGATCGCCGGCTGCGGCGATCGCGTGGAACTCCATCGCGGTCTTTCTGAAAACGATGCCAACGAAGTGATCGCCGCACTGGGGGGATATCACATCGGGGCGGAAAAGCGCACGGAGAAAACCGGCGTTAGCATTCTGATTGATGTCAAAGACATGGAACGGGCGGTCAATATTCTCAACGCCGCGGGATTGCCCCGCCAGGCCCGCACCAATCTGGGCCAGGTGTTTCAGAAAACCGGTGTGATCTCGACGCCGTTGGAAGAACGCGCCCGTTACATTTATGCCTTGTCTCAGGAGGTGGAATCGACACTCACGCAAATTGACGGCGTGCTGGTGGCCCGAGTTCACGTTGTGCTGCCTGAGCGTATTGCTCCAGGGGAACCTATTCAACCGGCGTCCGCCGCGGTATTCATCAAATACCGGCCAGAGCTGGAGCCGGACAGTATCGAACCGCGTATCCGCCGCATGGTGGCCAGCAGCATTCCGGGGCTGGCCGGCAAGAGCGATAAAGATCTGGCCATCGTGTTTGTGCCGGCGGAGCCGTACAAAGATCATATTCCGACCGTGTCGCTGGGGCCGTTTCAACTGACGCCGCAGACCATGACGCAGTTGCAGTGGCTGGCCGGCCTGTTGGCGCTGGCGCTGGCCGGCGTGCTGGGCTGGCGCTTCGGCAAGCCCTGGTGGGAACAACTGCAGGCGCGCAGGAAGCGGGCGCAACCGGATGCGGGGGCGTGA
- a CDS encoding sigma 54-interacting transcriptional regulator has translation MTIRNSNEPVQSLHCASHHSLLTHPSEDIHGSLSSLIHTIAPLNVDIVLEGETGTGKDTLARRIHQLSGCAGPLVAVNCAAVPETLAESELFGVVSGAYTGASRSRAGYLETADKGILFLDEIDSMPLTLQAKMLRVLESRGIERLGSTQFKPVDMRVIVATQTPLQKLVDEGRFRRDLYFRLDTVKIQLPTLRSRTEVILPLFQRFLREASVRLKRPAPGLSAIMQEQLLMHGWPGNIRELKAAAERWVLGLSPMPIASDGDGQDAGENTPLTSLKVRLRRIERFLIQEALQRNDHCIDTVVNELGIPKRTLYHRIKLLNVAARGL, from the coding sequence ATGACAATAAGGAATAGCAATGAACCCGTGCAGTCACTTCATTGTGCCTCCCATCATTCCTTGTTAACGCATCCGTCGGAGGATATACACGGATCGCTATCTTCGCTCATCCACACTATCGCGCCCCTCAACGTTGATATCGTACTGGAAGGTGAAACCGGCACCGGCAAAGATACGCTGGCGCGCCGCATTCATCAGCTTTCCGGTTGCGCCGGCCCGCTGGTGGCGGTGAACTGCGCCGCCGTGCCGGAAACGCTGGCGGAAAGCGAGTTATTCGGGGTGGTGTCCGGCGCTTACACCGGCGCCAGCCGGTCCCGCGCCGGGTATCTTGAAACCGCAGACAAAGGCATTCTGTTTCTGGATGAGATAGACAGTATGCCGCTGACGTTGCAGGCCAAAATGCTACGGGTGCTGGAAAGCCGCGGCATCGAACGGTTGGGCAGCACGCAGTTCAAACCGGTGGATATGCGGGTGATTGTCGCCACGCAGACGCCGTTACAAAAGCTGGTGGACGAAGGACGCTTTCGGCGTGATCTCTACTTCCGGCTGGATACGGTAAAAATTCAGTTGCCGACGCTGCGTTCGCGTACGGAAGTCATTCTGCCGTTATTCCAGCGCTTTTTGCGCGAGGCGTCGGTCCGACTGAAACGGCCGGCGCCGGGCCTGTCGGCCATCATGCAGGAACAACTGCTGATGCACGGCTGGCCCGGCAACATCCGCGAACTGAAAGCGGCGGCCGAACGCTGGGTGCTGGGGCTGTCGCCGATGCCGATAGCCAGTGATGGCGACGGGCAGGACGCGGGAGAGAATACGCCGCTGACGTCGCTGAAAGTACGCCTGCGCCGTATTGAGCGCTTCCTGATTCAGGAGGCGTTGCAGCGCAACGATCACTGTATCGATACGGTGGTGAATGAGCTGGGTATTCCCAAACGCACGCTCTATCACCGCATTAAGCTGCTGAATGTGGCGGCGCGCGGGCTGTAA
- the sctL gene encoding type III secretion system stator protein SctL, with protein MLTRRCLKLVAGTDVQEAELIRVEQLQQHQRGLAVMADARQQADALLDEARRQAHEAIAIATGQAERQFWQQADELLRGWQQEREQMESWLVAQCGQLLTDAMTRILKTVPDAERYPALLRQLLRTQGGEGRGTLYCHPERQAEVAAWLTEHSHLGWRLVSDDALAHDTLKLLTAQGVMTLSWQRAVEQLLPQAQTLSLH; from the coding sequence ATGTTGACCAGGCGGTGTTTAAAACTGGTGGCCGGCACGGACGTGCAGGAAGCAGAACTGATCCGGGTTGAACAATTGCAGCAGCATCAGCGCGGGCTGGCGGTGATGGCCGACGCGCGGCAACAGGCGGATGCGCTGCTGGATGAGGCGCGCCGGCAGGCGCACGAGGCCATCGCCATCGCCACCGGTCAGGCGGAGCGGCAATTCTGGCAGCAGGCGGATGAGCTTCTGCGCGGCTGGCAGCAAGAACGTGAACAAATGGAAAGCTGGCTGGTGGCGCAGTGCGGGCAGTTGCTGACCGACGCGATGACCCGGATTCTCAAGACCGTACCCGATGCCGAACGTTACCCGGCGCTGTTGCGCCAGTTGTTGCGCACGCAAGGCGGGGAAGGGCGCGGCACGCTGTACTGCCATCCCGAACGTCAGGCGGAGGTTGCCGCCTGGCTGACCGAACACAGCCATCTGGGCTGGAGGCTCGTCAGCGACGACGCGCTGGCGCACGACACCCTGAAACTGCTAACCGCGCAGGGCGTGATGACCCTGAGCTGGCAACGGGCTGTCGAGCAGTTGTTGCCGCAGGCGCAGACGTTATCGTTACACTGA